The genome window GATAAGACAATTATGATTCCGCTAAAGACAGCTGCTATAGTTATAACAATAAAACCCAATACTTTCCATTTTGCGTTATTCATTTATACTTCCTCCTTCTAATATTCGTTTGCTTCTAATTATTTTTTTTACCACTTTATTCATATTAGTAACCACTACGTCACCAGTAATTCTTATTTTCTTATTTGCATCAAGCAAATTATTCTGCTCTATTTTGCGATAAATCGTTTCAAGATCATCTATTCCATTCGAAAAAATTTCAGAGAAGACTCGTCTTGTTCGGCTATACCCTTCATTTACCATATATTTAATTGCATTGTGATTAACATTAATTGAATTAGATATTATCTTGTCATCAGGAAACGTAAGTTTAATAATCCTGGTATCAGCAGAATCATCTTCAAATATATAATTAAAATCATCAAAATAAATACAAATAACATAATCCAAATTGTTTCTAATTACTGGAAATACAGGAATATTATCAACAACTGCACCATCATAAAGAGTTTTCCCGCCTATACTAATTCCTTTATTGTAAAAGGGCATTGCAACACTTGCGCGTAAATATGGATCTATTTCCATAGGTGCAATGTCCTTAAAGTTATAATAATTCAATTCTCTATTGGTCAAATCTAATAAAGGAACATAAAAATTATTAACGATAACCTCCGTCGAAATAATAGTGGTAATTGTATCTTGCAGAAAAGAACTCTTTAATATAGATGTAATAAAACGTTTTTCGCCTTTGAGATTTACGGATTCCCATATTTTTTTTGCTTCTGTCAGCTTATTAGTAAGATATGCATATGTATTGAGAACACCTATAGAT of Roseburia hominis contains these proteins:
- a CDS encoding patatin-like phospholipase family protein, whose amino-acid sequence is MKHIGLVLSGGMGKGAYQVGALTAIDEFFRPSDFEYVSAASIGVLNTYAYLTNKLTEAKKIWESVNLKGEKRFITSILKSSFLQDTITTIISTEVIVNNFYVPLLDLTNRELNYYNFKDIAPMEIDPYLRASVAMPFYNKGISIGGKTLYDGAVVDNIPVFPVIRNNLDYVICIYFDDFNYIFEDDSADTRIIKLTFPDDKIISNSINVNHNAIKYMVNEGYSRTRRVFSEIFSNGIDDLETIYRKIEQNNLLDANKKIRITGDVVVTNMNKVVKKIIRSKRILEGGSINE